From the genome of Adhaeribacter pallidiroseus:
AAGCGGGGCCAATTGGTTGACTGGAAACCAGCACCCGGTTCCCTTTTGGGACGGTGGTTTTGGCTACATTGGTTTTTGGCGTTTTACTGGCGATCGCTGCCGTAGCGGGTACCAATATAACCTGATTTACCTGCAGGGTATTTAAGCCAGCATTGGCTTGTTTTATTTTAGAAACACCCACGCCGTACTTGCGGGCTACCGAGAAAATGGTTTCTTTAGCGGTAACCTGGTGCCGGATGAACTGGGTTCCGTTTACGACAACAGTACCAATAGAATCAACCGGAGCCGCATTGGCCCAGGAACTGGTTACCGCCACCACGCTGCAAAAAACGAAGGCCGAAAATAAATACTTCCTCATAGCAATTCTCGTCAAAAATTATAGGCAACCAAGGTACTTTTCTCTGTGATAAACAATACAGTATTATTCATGACAAAAAAAGAACCTGTTCCCAGACCTGTTACATTGTTGTTCAATATTTCTTCCTGTACAAGCGCGCCATCAGCAGCAGCGTACATACCCAGCACATTTTTAAAATTATTGGTTGCCACGGCTTCGTAGTAACTTAAAAATAAAAAATCACCTGCCTCCAGGTAATCTATGGCGCCCACTACTTGCCTGCCCGAGCGCGAAAGCACAAATTGACTAAGCAAGTTAAAATATTCGCTCTCCTGTGCATAGTGAACCGGGTAGCGGCCCAACTGAGTTCTTTGCCGGGTAAAATCCGTAACTACCGCCTGGGCCTGTTCTCTGGTTATGGCGGATTCTACTATTGCTCCGGTATGTGCATCTAAGGCGATAAATACCTCTTTTTCTAATTTAGTTGGTTGAGCCAAAACTTTATTACCAGCAGCTAAACCGTAAAAAATGGCTTCTTCGTGCTGCCATAAAATCTGTTGTGGATCAACACTAACCGTGGTTATGCCAACGTGGGCCCCTACCTTCCGGTCGGCAAATCCGTGCAAAAACAAGAGCCGCCAGCTAGTTTCTTCCAAACCAACCCACCAGTTTTCTGCGGCTTGGTACGGTACGCCGGCCAGACCGGTTTTAGCATCCAGCACCACAAATTCTGTTTGTAAACGATCTCCATCCCGCAGTTCAACCGCTAATAATTCTTGTTCAAAATCTGGCCGGATTTGCCAAATGGGAACCTGAAAAGTTATCGAAAACTGTTTTTGTGGTGAACGGAGAAGCAAGAGAATTTTAAACCAAAACCAATTAAAACCGGGTCTTGCAAAGGTAAAAAAACAATCCGAAAGGTAGTCCTTAATTCTCCGGTTTATCTATCCACCGTAGTTTGTGGAT
Proteins encoded in this window:
- a CDS encoding DUF4905 domain-containing protein; the encoded protein is MLLRSPQKQFSITFQVPIWQIRPDFEQELLAVELRDGDRLQTEFVVLDAKTGLAGVPYQAAENWWVGLEETSWRLLFLHGFADRKVGAHVGITTVSVDPQQILWQHEEAIFYGLAAGNKVLAQPTKLEKEVFIALDAHTGAIVESAITREQAQAVVTDFTRQRTQLGRYPVHYAQESEYFNLLSQFVLSRSGRQVVGAIDYLEAGDFLFLSYYEAVATNNFKNVLGMYAAADGALVQEEILNNNVTGLGTGSFFVMNNTVLFITEKSTLVAYNF